The Streptomyces sp. NBC_01689 genome includes a window with the following:
- a CDS encoding phosphodiester glycosidase family protein, which translates to MSHAVEQARRGSGRMKRPLWGGLACAAALTLVTLAPPADASTPATGSGRSASPVSSASPEFGGISWSTQRVAPGVEVRTGALRDSAAAPVWSVTVQAPAVNRLTGAATWAPLGDRVWADATAVRLRDAGLEPRLERVTWDDYSDTPHGTMGWQVRVGRYATQTEAGAANTAVVAAGFRTAVEWTGYDGRQRADGENIHVAVVDPARFTGTVGATDDGNVADRENTSTVAARLGSLIGVNGGFFITSDADGVQGTPAGLSAEHGRLQSMAVGSRAALILGDGGRRPRIADLSATVTVRDGSAVYGVQGINRVPGKVRNCGRPGAVPTVEPRHDTTCTLADDLVEFTPEFRAALPVGAGVQVVLDRRGVVVSVGDRGGAVPDQGSVLQGVGGAAEWLTRHARVGRRLALSEVIRDSSHREVRLGPDDTVVSAAPTLVENGRVHIDAATEGTLDPRDLSFGFAWSNVRQPRTLAGVDGRGRLLLVTVDGRQPGVSEGFTLAEAARFMRSLGAVRALNLDGGGSTAMAVDGKLVNVTSDATGERAVGDTIQVLPRRRTS; encoded by the coding sequence ATGTCCCACGCAGTCGAGCAAGCGCGCCGCGGATCCGGCCGGATGAAGCGTCCGCTCTGGGGTGGCCTGGCGTGCGCCGCCGCCCTCACGCTCGTCACCCTCGCCCCGCCCGCTGACGCGAGCACGCCGGCCACCGGTTCCGGCCGGTCCGCTTCCCCCGTCTCCTCCGCATCCCCCGAGTTCGGCGGCATCTCGTGGTCGACGCAGCGCGTGGCCCCGGGTGTCGAGGTCCGCACCGGCGCGCTGCGGGACTCCGCCGCCGCCCCGGTGTGGTCGGTCACCGTGCAGGCCCCCGCGGTCAACCGCCTGACCGGCGCCGCCACTTGGGCACCGCTCGGCGACCGCGTATGGGCGGACGCGACCGCGGTCCGTCTGCGGGACGCCGGGCTCGAACCGCGTCTGGAACGGGTGACCTGGGACGACTACTCCGACACCCCCCACGGCACGATGGGCTGGCAGGTCCGGGTCGGTCGGTACGCCACCCAGACCGAGGCCGGCGCCGCCAACACGGCGGTCGTGGCGGCAGGTTTCCGTACCGCGGTCGAGTGGACCGGATACGACGGCCGGCAGCGCGCCGACGGGGAGAACATCCACGTGGCCGTCGTGGACCCCGCGCGCTTCACCGGCACGGTCGGCGCCACCGACGACGGCAACGTGGCCGACCGGGAGAACACCTCCACGGTGGCGGCGCGTCTCGGGTCGCTGATCGGGGTCAACGGCGGGTTCTTCATCACCTCCGACGCGGACGGCGTGCAGGGCACCCCCGCTGGACTCTCGGCGGAGCACGGCAGACTCCAGTCGATGGCCGTCGGCTCCCGCGCCGCGCTGATCCTGGGCGACGGCGGCCGGCGACCGCGTATCGCCGACCTCTCCGCCACCGTCACGGTGCGGGACGGATCCGCGGTGTACGGGGTGCAGGGCATCAACCGCGTCCCGGGCAAGGTGCGCAACTGCGGTCGGCCCGGGGCCGTTCCCACGGTCGAGCCGCGTCACGACACCACCTGCACCCTCGCGGACGACCTCGTCGAGTTCACCCCCGAGTTCCGTGCCGCGCTCCCCGTCGGAGCGGGTGTCCAGGTGGTCCTGGACCGGCGCGGTGTCGTGGTCTCCGTGGGCGACCGAGGCGGCGCGGTGCCCGATCAGGGTTCGGTGCTCCAGGGCGTCGGAGGAGCCGCGGAGTGGCTCACCAGGCACGCCCGGGTCGGCCGGCGCCTGGCGCTCAGCGAGGTGATCCGGGACTCCTCGCACCGGGAGGTCAGGCTCGGGCCCGACGACACCGTCGTCAGCGCGGCGCCCACTCTGGTCGAGAACGGCCGTGTCCACATCGACGCCGCAACCGAGGGGACGCTCGACCCGCGCGACCTCTCCTTCGGGTTCGCCTGGTCCAACGTCCGCCAGCCGCGGACGCTGGCCGGCGTCGACGGGCGGGGCCGGCTGCTCCTGGTGACCGTGGACGGGCGGCAGCCCGGCGTGAGCGAGGGATTCACCCTGGCGGAAGCCGCCCGCTTCATGCGGTCGCTCGGCGCCGTGCGGGCGCTGAACCTCGACGGCGGTGGCTCCACGGCGATGGCCGTCGACGGCAAGCTGGTGAACGTCACCTCGGACGCCACGGGCGAGCGCGCGGTCGGTGACACGATCCAGGTCCTCCCGAGGCGCCGTACCAGCTGA
- a CDS encoding DUF488 domain-containing protein, protein MTADHEVRVRVRRAYEAPERADGARVLVDRLWPRGLAKARAHLDEWCKQVAPSTELRQWYHHEPDRFEEFGRRYREELRDPERAEALAHLRDLAEKRPLTLITATKQPEISEAEVLAELLRT, encoded by the coding sequence ATGACAGCCGATCACGAGGTGCGGGTACGGGTGCGCAGGGCCTACGAGGCGCCCGAGCGGGCGGACGGCGCGCGGGTGCTCGTCGACCGCCTGTGGCCACGAGGGCTGGCCAAGGCGAGGGCGCACCTCGACGAGTGGTGCAAGCAGGTCGCGCCTTCCACGGAGTTGCGGCAGTGGTACCACCACGAGCCGGACCGTTTCGAGGAGTTCGGGCGCCGCTACCGCGAGGAGCTGCGGGACCCCGAGCGGGCCGAGGCGTTGGCGCACCTGCGTGACCTGGCCGAGAAGCGGCCCTTGACGCTGATCACCGCGACGAAGCAGCCCGAGATCAGCGAGGCGGAGGTCCTCGCCGAGCTCTTGCGGACCTGA
- a CDS encoding WhiB family transcriptional regulator, translating into MDTDDTWGARAACRTRDPEELFVEGATQNDAKAVCTACPVRTECLAHALDRRIEHGVWGGMTERERRALLRRRPTVTSWRRLLEAARTAYERQARPGDNGRSAEAG; encoded by the coding sequence GTGGACACGGACGACACATGGGGCGCGCGTGCGGCATGTCGCACGAGGGATCCGGAGGAACTGTTCGTCGAGGGCGCGACGCAGAACGACGCGAAGGCCGTCTGCACCGCTTGCCCGGTGCGGACCGAATGCCTCGCCCATGCACTCGATCGCCGTATCGAGCACGGTGTGTGGGGCGGCATGACGGAACGTGAACGGCGCGCGTTGCTGCGGCGCCGGCCGACCGTCACCTCCTGGCGCCGGCTCCTCGAGGCGGCGCGCACGGCGTACGAGCGGCAGGCTCGGCCGGGTGACAACGGCCGCTCCGCTGAGGCCGGTTGA
- a CDS encoding SDR family NAD(P)-dependent oxidoreductase gives MTNDIDNAPIGLLTGKVVFITGASRGIGAAAARLFAREGAAVVLAARGTGALRKVVDEIRADGGVADAVAVDLADRASVRAAVDRVDELHGRLDGAFNNGAAIQRPGPLDTTSDEDLDEQFAVNFRGHWTAMTVEAALMRRGGGGAIVNTSSIGSRRANPELPAYGAMKRALNSITESAAVTWGREGIRVNGITPGGTATEMIDTWEAASPGVVERISASIPLGRMAEPHEVAEVAAWLLSDRASMVTGAIVPVDGGAGA, from the coding sequence ATGACGAACGACATCGACAACGCACCCATCGGCCTGCTCACCGGAAAGGTCGTGTTCATCACCGGCGCCAGCCGCGGCATCGGGGCGGCCGCGGCCCGGCTCTTCGCACGTGAGGGCGCCGCCGTCGTCCTCGCCGCCCGCGGCACCGGCGCCCTCCGGAAGGTCGTCGACGAGATCCGCGCCGACGGCGGTGTCGCGGATGCCGTGGCCGTCGACCTCGCCGACCGGGCGAGCGTCCGCGCGGCGGTCGACCGCGTCGACGAGTTGCACGGCCGGCTCGACGGCGCCTTCAACAACGGAGCGGCGATCCAGCGGCCCGGCCCGCTGGACACCACGAGCGACGAGGACCTCGACGAGCAGTTCGCGGTGAACTTCCGCGGGCATTGGACCGCGATGACGGTCGAGGCCGCGCTCATGCGCCGGGGCGGCGGCGGGGCGATCGTCAACACCTCGAGCATCGGCAGCCGCCGCGCGAACCCGGAGCTTCCGGCCTACGGCGCGATGAAGCGGGCGCTGAACAGCATCACCGAGTCCGCGGCCGTGACCTGGGGGCGGGAGGGGATCCGGGTGAACGGCATCACTCCCGGCGGCACCGCGACGGAGATGATCGACACGTGGGAGGCCGCGTCCCCCGGCGTCGTCGAGCGCATCAGCGCCAGTATCCCCCTCGGGCGGATGGCCGAGCCGCACGAGGTCGCCGAGGTGGCCGCGTGGCTGCTCAGCGACCGGGCCTCGATGGTGACGGGCGCGATCGTCCCGGTGGACGGCGGCGCGGGAGCCTGA
- a CDS encoding helix-turn-helix transcriptional regulator, producing MDKQELGAFLRSRRERLRPDDVGLPSGPRRRTPGLRREEVAVLAHISTEYYVRLEQGRAPRPSGEVLAGIAGALRLTDTESDHLHVLAGTAPSRGGLHRRDVRPSILALLQRLPQTAAFVTSAVFEVLAWNDLAAALMEDFAQLAPADRNLARRAFLGSVRPGATLYGVSDAAEFRHHVVMRLRLTLARYPADPAVTGLVDELRDGSADFARLWERHDVQPAPMLTKTFRHPVVGEVTVDCDSLTLTDHDQYLVLYTAPPGSGDAEALALLNVLGAEGVNASR from the coding sequence ATGGACAAGCAGGAGCTCGGGGCGTTCCTCCGCAGCCGTCGAGAACGGCTCCGGCCGGACGACGTCGGCCTCCCCTCCGGCCCGCGCCGCCGGACACCGGGTCTGCGCCGGGAGGAGGTCGCGGTGCTCGCGCACATCTCCACGGAGTACTACGTCCGGCTCGAACAGGGCAGGGCCCCGCGGCCCTCGGGAGAGGTCCTCGCCGGGATCGCGGGTGCGCTGCGGCTGACGGACACCGAGTCCGATCACCTTCACGTCCTCGCCGGCACCGCTCCGAGCCGTGGCGGACTGCACCGACGCGACGTGCGTCCGAGCATCCTCGCGCTTCTGCAGCGGCTGCCGCAGACGGCCGCCTTCGTGACCTCCGCCGTGTTCGAGGTGCTCGCGTGGAACGACCTCGCGGCCGCGCTCATGGAGGACTTCGCCCAACTCGCCCCGGCGGACCGCAACCTCGCTCGCCGGGCCTTCCTCGGTTCGGTCCGTCCCGGTGCCACGCTGTACGGGGTCTCCGACGCGGCCGAGTTCCGGCACCACGTCGTCATGCGGCTCCGCCTCACCCTCGCCCGGTACCCGGCCGACCCTGCGGTGACCGGACTCGTCGACGAACTCCGGGACGGCAGCGCCGACTTCGCCCGGCTGTGGGAGCGGCACGACGTTCAGCCCGCGCCGATGCTCACGAAGACGTTCCGTCATCCGGTCGTCGGGGAGGTCACCGTCGACTGCGACTCGCTGACACTCACCGACCACGACCAGTACCTCGTGCTCTACACCGCACCGCCCGGATCCGGTGACGCCGAGGCGCTGGCTCTTCTGAACGTGCTCGGAGCCGAGGGCGTCAACGCGAGCAGGTAG
- a CDS encoding DUF4097 family beta strand repeat-containing protein, whose product MQKFDTPAPVSAVLDIPAGRIRFIAADRADTTVEVLPANASKNRDVKAADDIRVAFGDGVLRIEAAPAKNRLLGNGSGSVEITVQLPAGSRVEGKAAAAELRGVGRLGDVEFEGAQGTVKLDETAEARLTLMAGDITVGRLGGAAEISTQKGDLTVAEATGGTVTLRTESGDITVGAARGVSASLDAGTGHGRIDNALRNADGAPGLTIRATTAQGDITARSI is encoded by the coding sequence ATGCAGAAGTTCGACACCCCCGCCCCCGTCTCGGCCGTCCTCGACATCCCCGCGGGGCGGATCCGGTTCATCGCCGCCGACCGGGCCGACACCACCGTCGAGGTCCTCCCGGCCAACGCCTCCAAGAACCGTGACGTGAAGGCGGCGGACGACATCCGGGTCGCCTTCGGCGACGGCGTCCTGCGCATCGAGGCGGCACCGGCGAAGAACCGGCTCCTCGGCAACGGCTCGGGATCCGTCGAGATCACGGTCCAGCTGCCGGCCGGCTCCCGCGTCGAAGGCAAGGCCGCGGCGGCCGAGTTGCGCGGCGTGGGACGGCTCGGCGACGTCGAGTTCGAGGGCGCCCAGGGCACGGTCAAGCTCGACGAGACGGCCGAGGCCCGCCTCACCCTCATGGCCGGGGACATCACCGTCGGCCGCCTCGGCGGCGCCGCGGAGATCAGCACTCAGAAGGGCGACCTGACCGTCGCCGAGGCCACCGGCGGCACCGTCACCCTGCGCACCGAGTCCGGCGACATCACGGTCGGCGCCGCCCGCGGCGTCTCGGCGTCCCTGGACGCCGGCACGGGCCACGGCCGGATCGACAACGCGCTCCGGAACGCCGACGGCGCCCCCGGCCTGACCATCCGGGCGACGACCGCCCAGGGCGACATCACCGCCCGCAGCATCTGA
- a CDS encoding ATP-binding cassette domain-containing protein, whose translation MTDLAIAAYGLRKSYGDKTVLDGIDVTVPEGTVFALLGANGAGKTTAVKILSTLIPADDGVAHVGGHHLTTDARAVRATIGVTGQFSAVDGLITGEENMLLMADLHHLPRTQRHRTATDLLARFDLLDAAGKPAATYSGGMKRRLDLAMTLVGNPRIIFLDEPTTGLDPRSRHTMWQIIRELLTTGTTVFLTTQYLEEADRLADRIAVLHHGKIAAEGTPDELKRLVPGGHIRLRFTDPTTYRTATHTLTDATPHDHTLTLQIPGDGSQHTLRTLLDRLDTAGIQADELTIHTPDLDDVFFALTPHTHTHTDTARHTTHTHHTKDTVR comes from the coding sequence ATGACCGACCTGGCCATCGCGGCGTACGGGTTGCGCAAGTCCTACGGCGACAAGACCGTGCTCGACGGCATCGACGTGACGGTCCCCGAAGGTACGGTGTTCGCTCTGCTGGGTGCGAACGGTGCCGGGAAGACCACGGCCGTCAAGATCCTCTCCACGCTGATCCCCGCCGACGACGGAGTGGCCCACGTCGGGGGCCACCACCTGACCACCGACGCCCGGGCCGTACGCGCCACGATCGGGGTGACCGGCCAGTTCTCCGCCGTCGACGGCCTGATCACCGGCGAGGAGAACATGCTCCTCATGGCCGACCTGCACCACCTGCCCCGCACCCAAAGACACCGCACCGCCACCGACCTCCTCGCCCGCTTCGACCTCCTCGACGCGGCCGGGAAACCCGCCGCCACCTACTCCGGCGGCATGAAACGCCGACTCGACCTCGCCATGACCCTGGTCGGCAACCCACGCATCATCTTCCTCGACGAACCCACCACCGGCCTCGACCCCCGCTCCCGCCACACCATGTGGCAGATCATCCGCGAACTCCTCACCACCGGCACCACCGTCTTCCTCACCACCCAATACCTCGAGGAAGCCGACCGACTCGCCGACCGCATCGCCGTCCTGCACCACGGAAAGATCGCCGCCGAAGGCACCCCCGACGAACTCAAACGACTCGTCCCCGGCGGACACATCCGCCTGCGCTTCACCGACCCCACCACCTACCGCACCGCCACCCACACCCTCACCGACGCCACCCCCCACGACCACACCCTCACCCTCCAGATCCCCGGCGACGGCAGCCAGCACACCCTGCGCACCCTCCTCGACCGACTCGACACCGCCGGCATCCAAGCCGACGAACTCACCATCCACACCCCCGACCTCGACGACGTCTTCTTCGCCCTCACCCCCCACACCCACACCCACACCGACACCGCCCGGCACACCACCCACACCCACCACACCAAGGACACCGTGCGATGA
- a CDS encoding ABC transporter permease: MSSLSLALRDSSTMLRRNLLHARRYPSMTLNLLLTPVMLLLLFVYIFGTTMSAGAGRTAYIDYLLPGILLMTIGSTVVGTAVAVATDMNEGIIARFRTLPIHRGSVLFGHVAGSVLQALTSTLLVAAVGTAMGFRTTHTTPLEWLAALALLTLFALALTWIAVGMGMSSPHAEAASNNAMPLILLPLISSAFVPLHSMPGWFQPIAHYQPFTPAIETLRGLLLDTPIGNNGWITLAWTLTLTLLGHHWSTTQFNREPK, encoded by the coding sequence ATGAGCTCCCTGTCCCTCGCCCTGCGCGACTCCTCCACCATGCTGCGCCGCAACCTCCTCCACGCCCGCCGCTACCCCTCCATGACCCTCAACCTCCTCCTGACCCCCGTCATGCTCCTGCTCCTGTTCGTCTACATCTTCGGCACCACCATGAGCGCCGGCGCCGGCCGCACCGCCTACATCGACTACCTCCTGCCCGGCATCCTCCTCATGACCATCGGCTCCACCGTCGTCGGCACCGCCGTCGCCGTCGCCACCGACATGAACGAAGGAATCATCGCCCGCTTCCGCACCCTGCCCATCCACCGCGGATCCGTCCTCTTCGGCCACGTCGCCGGCAGCGTCCTCCAAGCCCTCACCAGCACCCTCCTCGTCGCCGCCGTCGGCACCGCCATGGGCTTCCGCACCACCCACACCACCCCCCTGGAATGGCTCGCCGCACTCGCACTCCTGACCCTCTTCGCCCTCGCCCTCACCTGGATCGCCGTCGGCATGGGCATGAGCAGCCCCCACGCCGAAGCCGCCAGCAACAACGCCATGCCCCTGATCCTCCTGCCCCTCATCTCCAGCGCCTTCGTCCCCCTCCACTCCATGCCCGGCTGGTTCCAGCCCATCGCCCACTACCAGCCCTTCACCCCCGCCATCGAAACCCTCCGCGGACTCCTCCTGGACACCCCCATCGGCAACAACGGCTGGATCACCCTCGCCTGGACCCTCACCCTCACCCTCCTCGGCCACCACTGGTCCACCACCCAGTTCAACCGCGAACCCAAGTAG
- a CDS encoding SAM-dependent methyltransferase yields MTTDTPQPPQIDTANAHPARVYDWLLGGKDNYPVDEAVGEKLPPEARDAARQNRQFMQRAAAWLSSQGVDQFLDIGTGIPTEPNLHQIVQRITPTAKIVYTDNDPIVLRHAQALLTSGPEGATDYIQADVRQPTAILERARTVLDFERPIALSLIALMHFIPDEQDAHGIVRDLVATLPSGSYLVMSHAASDLYPELAERVTAEYAKGGIRLGFRTRAEVARFFDDLDLVDPGLVTAPEWFRSDQAPAAEGSGIYSAVARVR; encoded by the coding sequence ATGACGACCGACACCCCCCAGCCACCGCAGATCGACACCGCCAACGCGCATCCCGCGCGCGTCTACGACTGGCTTCTCGGGGGCAAGGACAACTACCCCGTCGACGAGGCGGTGGGCGAGAAGCTTCCGCCCGAGGCGCGCGACGCGGCCCGGCAGAACCGGCAGTTCATGCAGCGCGCCGCCGCGTGGCTCTCCTCGCAGGGCGTCGACCAGTTCCTCGACATCGGCACGGGCATACCCACCGAGCCGAACCTGCACCAGATAGTCCAGCGGATCACGCCCACGGCGAAGATCGTCTACACCGACAACGACCCGATCGTGCTCCGTCACGCGCAGGCCCTGCTGACCAGCGGCCCCGAGGGAGCCACGGACTACATCCAGGCCGACGTCCGGCAGCCGACGGCGATCCTCGAACGGGCCCGGACCGTACTGGACTTCGAGCGCCCGATCGCGCTGTCGCTGATCGCCCTGATGCACTTCATCCCCGACGAGCAGGACGCCCACGGCATCGTCCGCGACCTGGTCGCCACCCTGCCGTCCGGCAGCTACCTGGTGATGTCGCACGCCGCATCCGACCTGTACCCGGAACTGGCCGAGAGGGTGACCGCCGAGTACGCCAAGGGCGGCATCCGGCTCGGTTTCCGCACCCGCGCGGAGGTCGCCCGCTTCTTCGACGACCTCGACCTGGTCGATCCCGGACTGGTCACCGCGCCCGAGTGGTTCAGGTCGGACCAGGCACCCGCCGCCGAGGGCAGCGGGATCTACAGCGCGGTCGCCCGCGTCCGCTGA
- a CDS encoding RidA family protein, with product MSKEAVRTEDAPRPAGAYSQGVVVGGFLYTAGFGPQDPRTGATPQGVADQTRQVLRNISAVLAERGASLDDVVKVTVHLQDLRGDFAAFDAAYRPFFAEPCPVRTTVGSDLMDILVEIDVVAALPG from the coding sequence ATGAGCAAGGAAGCGGTTCGTACCGAGGACGCGCCACGGCCTGCCGGAGCGTACAGCCAGGGCGTGGTCGTCGGCGGATTCCTGTACACCGCCGGTTTCGGTCCTCAGGACCCGCGGACCGGGGCGACGCCGCAGGGCGTGGCCGACCAGACCCGGCAGGTCCTCCGGAACATCAGCGCGGTGCTGGCCGAGCGGGGGGCGAGCCTGGACGACGTCGTCAAGGTGACGGTCCATCTGCAGGACCTGCGGGGCGACTTCGCCGCGTTCGACGCCGCCTACCGGCCCTTCTTCGCCGAGCCCTGCCCGGTCCGTACGACGGTGGGCTCCGACCTCATGGACATCCTCGTGGAGATCGACGTGGTCGCCGCCCTCCCCGGCTGA
- a CDS encoding mandelate racemase/muconate lactonizing enzyme family protein — MKITDVDVWVVNLPLVNPFTSSFETKTGETRTVVRIRTDDGVEGWGETMWGRPVAAIVRALADDLIGTSPFALESFHRKQHMVPFFHGYLGYAAIAALDVACWDAMGKATGQSVTDLLGGPVRDEVPITALVTRADAPGANAASLPGRLAEHAARVVAEGGFGAVKLKGTKDVAGDVDVMRALRAALPGVNLRVDPNAAWSVPDSIRAGIALEELDLEYLEDPCVGIDGMSQVRAKVRIPLCTNMCVVRFEDFAPAMRLNAVDVIHGDVYKWGGIAPTKALAAHCETFGLGMNLHSGGELGIATAAHLAVVASTPVLSRAIDSMYYLHADDIIEPLHLEEGRLRVPAGPGLGVTVDEEKLRHFAGVNEREGDLTG, encoded by the coding sequence ATGAAGATCACTGACGTGGACGTGTGGGTGGTCAATCTGCCCCTGGTCAATCCGTTCACCAGCTCGTTCGAGACCAAGACCGGGGAGACCCGGACCGTCGTACGGATCCGCACCGACGACGGCGTCGAGGGCTGGGGCGAGACGATGTGGGGCCGTCCGGTCGCGGCGATCGTCCGCGCGCTGGCCGACGACCTGATCGGCACCAGTCCGTTCGCCCTGGAGAGCTTCCACCGCAAACAGCACATGGTGCCCTTCTTCCACGGCTATCTCGGGTACGCGGCCATCGCCGCGCTCGACGTGGCCTGCTGGGACGCCATGGGCAAGGCGACCGGGCAGTCCGTCACCGACCTGCTGGGCGGACCCGTCCGGGACGAGGTCCCCATCACCGCCCTGGTGACCCGCGCCGACGCACCCGGCGCCAACGCCGCCTCGCTTCCCGGCCGACTCGCCGAGCACGCCGCGCGGGTGGTCGCCGAAGGCGGGTTCGGCGCCGTCAAACTCAAGGGCACCAAGGACGTGGCGGGTGACGTCGACGTCATGCGGGCGCTGCGCGCCGCCCTGCCCGGGGTGAACCTGCGGGTGGACCCCAACGCGGCCTGGTCCGTGCCGGATTCGATACGTGCCGGGATCGCCCTCGAAGAGCTGGACCTCGAATATCTGGAGGACCCCTGTGTGGGAATCGACGGCATGAGCCAGGTGAGGGCGAAGGTGCGGATACCGCTGTGCACCAACATGTGCGTCGTGCGGTTCGAGGACTTCGCCCCGGCCATGCGGCTGAACGCGGTGGACGTCATCCACGGCGATGTCTACAAGTGGGGCGGTATCGCCCCGACCAAGGCGCTCGCGGCCCACTGTGAGACGTTCGGGCTTGGCATGAACCTGCACAGCGGTGGGGAGTTGGGCATCGCCACGGCCGCCCATCTCGCGGTCGTCGCCAGCACGCCCGTGCTCTCCCGTGCCATCGACAGCATGTACTACCTGCACGCCGACGACATCATCGAGCCGCTGCACCTGGAGGAGGGCCGGCTGCGGGTGCCGGCGGGGCCCGGTCTCGGGGTGACGGTGGACGAGGAGAAACTGCGTCACTTCGCCGGGGTCAACGAGCGGGAAGGCGACCTGACCGGATGA
- a CDS encoding creatininase family protein — MRDLTELTWHEVREGGTRAIALLPIGSQEQHAAHLPMGTDTLLAEAVLDRAGALLADDPTESGLVRLPALPFGHSPHHLFAAAVSLSAATLGAVLDDVLDSLLACGYRRIMVVNGHGGNDEIMRLAVKRFALRAEVTVAACSYWTVTTGEDPTGDDRPEVTPGHAGWFETSLMLAAHPGLVRTPVAPRPPVEPPPLFDNPPYPGLTVERHGEWARVGGSTDDASGADPASGRRLLDDRARGLARAIRAFDAATIRTEEKNEDH; from the coding sequence GTGAGAGATCTGACCGAGCTGACCTGGCACGAAGTACGCGAAGGCGGCACACGTGCGATCGCGCTGCTGCCCATCGGTTCACAGGAACAGCACGCCGCCCACCTGCCCATGGGCACCGACACCCTCCTCGCCGAGGCGGTCCTCGACCGCGCGGGAGCGCTGCTCGCCGACGACCCGACCGAGTCCGGACTGGTCCGGCTGCCCGCCCTCCCGTTCGGCCACAGCCCGCACCATCTCTTCGCGGCGGCCGTCTCGCTGTCCGCGGCGACGCTGGGTGCCGTCCTCGACGACGTCCTCGACTCCCTGCTCGCGTGCGGATACCGGCGGATCATGGTCGTCAACGGTCACGGCGGCAACGACGAGATCATGCGGCTCGCCGTGAAGCGGTTCGCGCTGCGCGCGGAGGTCACCGTCGCCGCCTGCTCGTACTGGACGGTCACCACGGGCGAGGACCCGACGGGCGACGACAGGCCCGAGGTCACCCCGGGACACGCCGGGTGGTTCGAGACCTCCCTGATGCTCGCGGCGCACCCCGGTCTCGTCCGCACTCCGGTCGCCCCCCGGCCACCGGTCGAGCCACCGCCCCTGTTCGACAACCCGCCGTATCCCGGCCTGACCGTCGAACGCCACGGCGAGTGGGCGCGGGTCGGCGGATCGACGGACGACGCCTCCGGGGCCGACCCCGCATCGGGACGTCGGCTGCTGGACGACAGAGCCCGCGGACTCGCCCGTGCCATCCGCGCGTTCGACGCGGCCACCATCCGAACCGAGGAGAAGAATGAAGATCACTGA
- a CDS encoding ROK family protein, with the protein MLGGVELVPGRIRAAVLSMSGTVVRRAEASYDATTARPADIDAALARAAGVFEGHDLVGVGVAAAGLVDPGAGLIDEVNDVPALHGYPVTARLGALTGVPVRVEHRARLQVLGDRWFGAGRGRRTFASVSTGEVLGVGILYDGEVLAPAGGRSGAHMTVSASGDACTCGGRGCWKTVATTRWLRARARTAGLGDGVSLADLVERDDEAARRTVAEYAENVALGLVNVQQLFAPGLFVLHGEAREGGELFRTLIEQRLRSDVTHAGAELPQVWVSGAAVDDVALLGGAGLVLSHL; encoded by the coding sequence ATGCTCGGTGGGGTGGAACTGGTGCCCGGACGGATCCGGGCGGCCGTGCTGAGCATGTCCGGCACCGTGGTGCGACGGGCCGAGGCGTCGTACGACGCGACGACGGCCCGCCCCGCCGACATCGACGCGGCACTCGCACGGGCCGCGGGGGTCTTCGAGGGGCACGATCTGGTCGGGGTGGGCGTGGCGGCCGCCGGTCTGGTGGATCCCGGAGCGGGACTGATCGACGAGGTCAACGACGTGCCCGCGCTGCACGGATATCCGGTGACCGCCCGGCTCGGCGCGCTGACCGGGGTGCCGGTGCGTGTCGAACACCGGGCCCGGCTGCAGGTGCTCGGCGACCGGTGGTTCGGAGCCGGGCGCGGCCGCCGGACGTTCGCGTCGGTGTCGACCGGCGAGGTGCTCGGGGTCGGCATCCTGTACGACGGCGAGGTGCTCGCCCCGGCCGGCGGACGCAGCGGTGCCCATATGACGGTGTCGGCCAGCGGCGACGCCTGCACCTGCGGCGGGCGTGGCTGCTGGAAGACGGTGGCCACCACCCGCTGGCTGCGGGCCCGCGCCCGCACGGCGGGACTCGGCGACGGCGTGTCGCTCGCCGACCTGGTGGAGCGCGACGACGAGGCGGCCCGCCGCACGGTCGCCGAGTACGCGGAGAACGTGGCCCTGGGCCTGGTCAACGTGCAACAGCTCTTCGCACCAGGTCTGTTCGTCCTGCACGGTGAGGCACGCGAGGGCGGTGAGCTCTTCCGCACCCTCATCGAGCAGCGGCTGCGCTCCGATGTCACCCACGCAGGGGCCGAGTTGCCGCAGGTGTGGGTGAGCGGGGCGGCCGTGGACGACGTCGCGCTGCTGGGCGGCGCCGGTTTGGTGCTGTCCCACCTCTAG